Proteins from a genomic interval of Zingiber officinale cultivar Zhangliang chromosome 2A, Zo_v1.1, whole genome shotgun sequence:
- the LOC122040234 gene encoding uncharacterized protein LOC122040234, whose amino-acid sequence MFLSSSSYGGLRHQPFISSASDPPPEHFHEALYGRLFPFSSTFFAAQYSDLHRSGCSLSLPLHHHYYYHHDTTSGDLQDQPPPPPYSSSPSSVLSTGDLQGTQYGSLEGSAGDPGRVRRYSAEERKERIDRYRSKRNQRNFQKKITYACRKTLADSRPRVRGRFAKNGDEKEMADMAAVNGHVGSGVNQNHAFGSGDWWSPEAAMMAAEEEDELLYCDGGFLRSFVDHGVFAMNSGSLS is encoded by the exons AtgttcctctcctcctcctcctacggCGGCCTCCGCCACCAACCGTTCATCTCATCCGCATCCGATCCTCCTCCGGAGCACTTCCATGAAGCTCTCTACGGCCGCCTCTTCCCCTTCTCCTCCACCTTCTTCGCCGCCCAGTACTCAGACCTCCACCGGAGCGGCTGCTCCCTGTCGCTTCCCCTCCACCACCACTACTACTACCACCACGATACGACGTCAGGCGATCTCCAAGAccagcctcctcctcctccgtacTCCTCCTCGCCGTCCTCCGTGCTCAGCACCGGCGACCTCCAG GGGACTCAATACGGTTCGCTGGAAGGATCAGCCGGCGATCCGGGAAGAGTCCGGCGATACAGTGCCGAGGAACGGAAAGAAAGGATCGACCGATATAGGAGCAAACGCAATCAGAGGAACTTCCAAAAGAAGATCACT TACGCGTGCAGAAAGACGCTCGCCGACAGCCGGCCGCGGGTGCGGGGCCGATTCGCGAAGAACGGCGACGAGAAGGAGATGGCAGATATGGCGGCTGTCAACGGCCACGTGGGCTCGGGGGTAAACCAGAACCACGCATTTGGCAGCGGCGACTGGTGGAGCCCGGAGGCGGCGATGAtggcggcggaggaggaggacgagCTGCTCTACTGCGACGGCGGCTTCCTCCGGAGCTTCGTCGACCACGGCGTCTTCGCCATGAACAGTGGTAGTCTCTCCTAA